The sequence below is a genomic window from Rhodococcus sp. 4CII.
ATCTCGCCGCCGACGTTGTCGAAATAGAGGTCGATGCCGTCCGGCGCGGCGGTGCGCAGGGCCTTGCCGACCGATTCGGACTTGTAGTCGATCGCCGCGTCGAAACCCAGTTCGCCGGTCAGCCACGCGCATTTCTCGGGGCCACCGGCGATGCCGATCACGGTGGCACCCTTCAGCCTGGCGATCTGCCCGGCAATGCTCCCGACGGCTCCCGCGGCCCCGGAGATGAGCACGGTGTCACCCTTCTCCAGCTTTCCGACGTCGGTGAGGCCGAAATAAGCGGTCATACCGGGGAAACCGAGGGCACCCAGCCACGTCGGTGCCGGGGCGAGCGATTCGTCGACGGCGAGAGCACCGCGGCCGTCGGAGAGCGCGAACTCCTGCACGCCGAACTGTCCGGAGACCAGCTGCCCCTCCGGGAACTTCGCGTTCTTCGACGCGACCACCCGGCCGACGGCGTGCGTGCGCATCACCTCACCGATCGCCACCGGAGGCACATACGACTTCACGTCGTCGAGCCATCCGCGCATCGCGGGATCGAGGGACACGTAGTCCACCTTCACGGTGAATTCGCCGTCCGCGGGTTCGGGAATCGGTTCGGACGTGATCTCCCAGGTGGAGTCGTCGGGACGGCCGACCGGACGCTTCGCCAGCCGGACCTGCCTGTTCACGGATGTCACGATGTTCACCTTTCGGGTTCTGCGGTCAGTGCGTCGTTTCTCAGAGCAGTCCTGTCGATCGACCGCTTGAGGATCTTTCCGGTCGACCCCTTCGGGAGGGAATCGACGATCGCTACGATCCGGGGAATCTTGTATGCGGACAGTCGTTCCCGCGCCCACCTCGTCAACTCGCCGCCGTCCAGGCCGGACCCGGGGAGGGTGGCCACCACGGCGGCCACCTCCTCGCCGTAGTGGTCGTCGGGAACGCCCACCACGGCGGCTTCGAGTATTTCGGGGTGCGTGTACAGGACCTCCTCGACCTCGCTCGGGTACACGTTGTAGCCGCCGCGGATGATGAGGTCCTTCACCCGGTCGACGATCCGCAGGTCACCGTCCGCATCGATCTCGCCGAGGTCGCCGGTGCGCAGCCAGCCGTCCGAGTCCAGGACGGCCGCGGTGTCGGAGGGCCGGTTCCAGTAGCCCTTCATCACGGTCGCGCCCTTCACGAACACCTCGCCGACGGTCCCGGGCGGACAGGCGACGTCGTCGTGGTCCCGCACCTCGACCTGCATCCGGGGCACCGCCCGTCCCGTGTAGCCGATCTTTCCGCCGCGGTCGATGTCGTTGAACGTTCCGAACGCGGTCGTCTCGGTGAGTCCGTACCCCTCGAGGATGCTGCACCCGAAGCGCGATTCGAATTCGCGGGCCACCTCGCCGGGCAGCGACGCGCCGCCGGAGATGGCGATGCGGAGCTGGGTGAAGTCCTGCGAGTCCGCACCGCCCGCGGCATGGAGCATTGCATTCCACATCGTCGGGACACCGGCCATGATCGTGAGCCGGTCCCGGCGCAGCATGGCGAGCATCGCGGCCGGATCGAACCGGGCCAGCAGCGACAGCGACCCGCCACCGGTGAAGGTGGCCATCATGACCGAGGACTGGCCGAAGACGTGGAACAGGGGCAGTCCCGTGCCGGTGCGGTCGTGGCTCGACCCGCGACTGCATTCGGCGCCGATCTCGCCGCCGGACAACAGGTTCCCGACCGTCAGCTCCGCGCCCTTGGGCCGGCCGGTGGTGCCGGACGTGTAGAGGATGGCGGCGGTGTCGTCCCGGCTCCGCTCGGCCGGGGTGACGGGCTCGGCGTCCGGGAGCGTGCCCGGTGCGAGCGTCCAGACGGGGATGTCCAGGGCAGCCGCGGCGTCGCCGATCGCGGGCCCGAGTTCGTGCCACCCGATGACGTGCGCGACGCCGGCGTCGGTGAGTACGTACTCGGCCTCGGGCCGGGTCGACATCGTGTTCACCGGGACCACGACGCACCCGGCAGCCTGAATTCCCAGATACGCCACCACGAACTCGGGTACGGAGGGTGCGGCCAGCAGAACTCTGTCGCCGGGGGACAGGCCGGCGTCCCTGAGCGCTCCCGCATACCGGGTGCTCGCGTCGCGCAGCTGTCCGTAGGTCAGGGTGCTGTCCGCGCCGCGCAGCGCGATGTTGCCGGGAGTGGCGTCCGCGTGCCGGGACACCGGATCGAGCACATTCGCCTGTGAGTACTTGTTGACCGCGGGCGGTTGTGAAGTACCCACGGCTACTGTCCGGCCTCGACGACGCGGGCGACGGACTCGGACACGACCACCGGCTTGTCGGAACCCTCGCGCTCGACGACCTGCCTCATCGTCACCTGGATGCCGCCGCCGACCTGTTCGGCGGACTGGACGGTGGCACGCATTCGGATGCGAGAACCCACCGGCACCGGCGCGGGAAAACGGACCTTGTTGTAGCCGTAGTTCAGGCTGTGCGCGAAGCCGTCGAATCGCAGCAGGGTCGCCGACAGCGCCGGTCCGAGGGACAGGCTGTACAGGCCGTGCGCGATGGTGCCGCCGAGCGGGCTGGCCGCGGCGCGCTCGGGATCGATGTGGATCCACTGGTGGTCGCCGGTCGCATCGGCGAAGGCGTTGACGCGTTCCTGGGTGACGTCGTGCCAGTCGGTGGGGCCCAGCTCCTTGCCGATCAGCGCGGTGAGCTCGTCGAAGCTCGCCGGACGAACGGGCAGTGCGGTGGTGTCGGTCATCTGTCTCCCTCAATTCCGAGTGGTGCAGGGCCTGGATGTGTCACGTTGGCCGGGTCGGAATTAGAGGTGTGATCTGAACCCCGACACTTGAACTTGACGACGGATTCAACTATACAAAAGAGAGACCCGAGTCACAATGCACGGCGAAGGAGAGGACACCTCGTGAAGGTTGCACAGAAGGTCGCCATCGTGACCGGCGGTGGGGGTGGTATCGGCGGGGCCATCGCCGACCGTCTCGCGGACCGGGGCGCCAAGGTTCTCGTCGCCGATCTCGACCCGACCGCAGCGGCCGCGGTTGCGGACCGGATCAACGAACACCATCCCGGGTCTGCCCTCGCCGAAGGTGCCGACGTCGCCGACACCGAGCAGATTCGGCGCATCATCGAGCGCGCGGAGACCGAGTTCGGCCCGGTCGATCTCTACTTCGCCAACGCGGGCGTCGCGGGAGCGCCCGGCCTCGACGCCGACGAGGCCGACTGGGATCTCGCGTTCGACGTCAACATTCGTGCCCACGTCCGCGCCGCCAGGCAACTCGTGCCGAGGTGGGTCGAGCGCGGCGAGGGGTACTTCGTGTCGACCGCCTCCGCCGCGGGCCTGCTCACCCAGATCGGCTCGGCCACGTACGCGGTCACGAAGCACGCTGCGGTCGCGTTCTCCGAATGGCTGTCGGTCACCTACGGCGACAAGGGAATCAGGGTCAGCTGCCTCTGCCCGATGGGGGTCGAGACCACGCTGATGCGCTCCGGCGAGAACTCGGGTGATCCACTCGGTGTCGCCGCCACCCGGGCCGTCGTGTCGGCGGGCGACGTGCTGCAGCCCGAGCAGGTCGCCGACATCGTGCTCGGTGCCGTGGACCGCGAGACGTTCCTGATCCTGCCCCACGAGAGCGTCCTCACCATGTACCGGCAGAAGGGGTCCGACTACGACCGCTGGCTGCGCGGGATGCGCCGCTATCAGAGTTCGCTGCTGGAGCACGCGTGACCCCCGGGCACGCGGACCTGGTCCTCGCCGAGCGGCGCGGGCAGGTCCAACTGCTGACCTTCAACCGGCCGGGCAAGCTGAACGCCTGGACCGACGATCTCGAGGATCGGTACTTCACGCTGCTGTCCGACGCCGACGACGACCCCGGCGTACGCGCGATCGTCGTGACCGGAGCCGGGCGCGGGTTCTGCGCCGGCGCCGACCTCGGGCGGCTGCAGGCCGTCGGCGACGTCTCCGACGCGGACCTTCGCCGGCCGCGGCCCCGCGACCTTCCGGCGACGCTGCGCACACCGCTCATCGGAGCGGTCAACGGGGTCGCGGCCGGCCTCGGGATGGTGGAGGCCCTCTACTGCGACGTCCGGTTCGCCTCGGCCTCGGCCCGGTTCACGACCGCCTTCGCCAAGCGCGGGCTGATCGCCGAATACGGCATCTCGTGGCTGCTGCCCCGGCTCGTGGGACGCGGCCGGGCCACCGACCTGCTGCTGTCGAGCCGCATGGTGGACGCCGAGGAGGCGCTGCGCATCGGACTCGTCGACCATCTCGTGCCGGACGGTTCGGTCGTCGACGCCGCGGTCGCCTACGCGGAGGCGCTGGCGACGCACTGCTCCCCGACGTCGATGGCCGTCATCAAGGACCAACTGCACAATGACTCGGACGGCACCTACACCGAATCCGTGGCCCGAGCGGAGGGCCTGATGTTGCAGGCGTTCCGCGGGGCCGATCTCGTCGAGGGCGTACAGAGTCACCTCGACAAGCGCCCACCCATGTTTCGCTCACTACCCGTCAGGAGTTCCCATGTCCCTGTTTGACATCTCGGATCGCGCCCAGCAACTGCAGACCGATCTGCTGGAGTTCATGGATTCGCATGTGTATCCGGCGGAGGCGGTGTACGAGGAGCAGATGCGGGAGTCGGGGGATCCGCATTTCCAGCCGCCGGTGCTGGAGGAGTTGAAGGCGGAGGCGCGGCGCCGGGGCTTGTGGAATCTGTTCCATCCGCATCCGGGGACGGGTGCGGGACTGACGAACCTCGAGTATGCGCCGTTGGCAGAAATCATGGGGCGCAGTCATATTGCGTCGGAAGCGTGCAATTGCAATGCTCCGGACACCGGCAACATGGAGGTGCTCGAGCTGTTCGGGACGGCCGAGCACAAGGAGAAGTACCTGAAGCCGCTTCTCGACGGGACGATGGCCTCGGCGTTCGCGATGACCGAGCCCGCGGTGGCGAGTTCGGATGCGACGAACGTGGAGCTGTCGATGGTCCGGGACGGTGCGGAGTACGTGCTCAACGGCCGGAAGTGGTTCGCGTCGAATGCGTTGCACCGCAACTGCAAAGTCCTCATCGTGATGGGGAAGACGGATCCGTCGGCGGCGCCGCATCGGCAGCAGTCGATGATGGTCGTGCCGATCGACGCGCCGGGGGTGACGGTGATGCGGGGTCTGCCCGTGTTCGGGTATCAGGACCGGGAGGGCCATGCGGAGATCGATTTCGCGGATGTGCGGGTGCCGGTGACCGACGTGCTGAAAGGGGAGGGGGAAGGTTTCGCGATCTCCCAGGCCCGGTTGGGTCCGGGGCGGATTCACCATTGCATGCGGGCGATCGGGATGGCGGAACGGGCGCTGGAGCTGATGTGCCGCCGGGCCTCGTCGCGGGTGACGTTCGGGAAACCGGTCAGTGAGAATGCGAACATCCAGGATTGGATCGCGGAGGCGCGCATCGAGATCGAGATGATCCGCCTGCTGACGCTGAAGGCGGCGTATCTGATGGATACCGTGGGCAACAAGGAAGCGCGGACGGAGATCGCGGCGATCAAGGTGGCCGCCCCCAATATTGCGTTGAAGATCGTGGACCGGGCGATCCAGGTGCACGGCGGTGCGGGCGTCACCGACGACTTCCCCCTCGCCATGGCCTGGGCGCACCTGCGCACGCTACGGCTGGCGGACGGTCCCGACGAGGTGCACAAGCGCGCCATCGCGCGTCAGGAACTGCGGCAGTACCGCGACGCCGCCGTCACCGCCACCAACGGACACAAGGTTGCGGTGAGCTGACATGGCCGGACTCGACCTCACCGGACGCACCGCGATCGTCACCGGCGCCTCGCGGGGCATCGGCCTGGCCGTCGCCCAGGCCCTCGCGGCCGCCGGGGGCAACGTGGTGCTCACCTCCCGGTCGCAAGACTCCGCCGACGCCGCCGCTACCCAGGTGGGGGGCACCGCGATCGGTGTCGCCGCCCACGCCGTCGACGAGGACGCCGCCCGGCGCTGCATCGACCTCACCCTCGAACGGTTCGGCAGCCTGGACATCCTGGTCAACAATGCCGGAACGAACCCCTCGTACGGGCCGGTCATCGACCAGGACCACGCCCGTTTCGCCAAGACCTTCGACGTGAACCTGTGGGCGCCGGTGATGTGGACCGGGCTCGCTACGAAGGCGTGGATGGGCGAGCACGGCGGCGCCGTCGTCAACACCGCCTCCATCGGCGGCATGGCGTTCGAGGCCGACATCGGCGTGTACAACGCGTCCAAGGCCGCGCTGATCCACCTCACCAAGCAACTGGCACTGGAACTGTCGCCGAAGGTCCGGGTCAACGCCGTCGCACCCGGTGTGGTGCGCACCAAGCTGGCCGAGGCCCTCTGGAAGGAACACGAGCAGGCCGTGTCGGCGTCGACCGCACTCGGCCGGATCGGCGAACCCACGGACATCGCGTCCGCGGTCGCGTTCCTCGTCTCCGACGCCGCGAGCTGGATCACCGGCGAAACCATGGTGGTCGACGGAGGCCAGTTGCTCGGCGACGCGCTCCCGTTCCGGCAGGGAGCCCAGCTCGGTGTCTAGCGTGGACGTCGTCGGCATCGACACCGGAGCCGTCAGCCGGTGGTTCGGCACACTCGGCATCGAATGCGCCGAACCGCTGACCTTCGACCGGATCGGACTCGGCCAGTCCAACCTCACGTACCTCGTGCAGGACCGGGCGGGTCGCAGATGGGTGCTGCGGCGCCCACCCCTCGGACACCTCCTCGCGTCCGCGCACGACGTCGCCCGCGAAGCGCGGATCCTGTCCGCCCTCGAAGACACCCCGGTGCCCACTCCCCGGGTCTTCGGTCTCACCGACGACCCGGACGTGACGGACGTACCGCTGCTGCTGATGGAATTCGTCGACGGACAGGTGGTCGATCGCATGTCGATCGCCGAAGGACTGACGCCGCAGCGTCGCCGGGCGATCGGCCTTTCGCTGCCGCGGACCCTGGCGAAGATCCACGCGGTGGACCTCGACCGGACCGGGTTGACCGATCTGGCCAGCCACAAGCCGTACGCACAGCGTCAGCTCAAGCGGTGGTCGGGCCAGTGGGAGAAATCGAAGACCCGCGAACTGCCCGCCCTCGACGACCTCACCCGGCGACTCGGAGCCGCGGTCCCCGAGCAGCGGGAACTGACGCTCGTGCACGGCGACTTCCATCTGCGCAACGTCATCACCTCCTTCGACAGCGGGGCGGTGACCGCAGCCCTCGACTGGGAGCTGTGCACCCTGGGCGACCCGCTCGCCGACGTCGGCAGCCTGCTCGCGTACTGGCCGGAGCCGGGCGAGACAACCGGCGGCGACTTCCCGGCGTCCACCCTCGACGGCTTCCCGGACCGGGTGGAGATCGCCGCGGTGTATCTCGAGGAGACCGGGCGCGACCCCGACGCGCTGGCCTTCTGGCA
It includes:
- a CDS encoding NADP-dependent oxidoreductase, producing the protein MTSVNRQVRLAKRPVGRPDDSTWEITSEPIPEPADGEFTVKVDYVSLDPAMRGWLDDVKSYVPPVAIGEVMRTHAVGRVVASKNAKFPEGQLVSGQFGVQEFALSDGRGALAVDESLAPAPTWLGALGFPGMTAYFGLTDVGKLEKGDTVLISGAAGAVGSIAGQIARLKGATVIGIAGGPEKCAWLTGELGFDAAIDYKSESVGKALRTAAPDGIDLYFDNVGGEILDAALARLRKNARVALCGAISGYNATDPQPGPSRYLSLLVNRASMTGFIVFDYLDRFPEGMEAMSEWIRAGEIVTREQVETGGVEAFGRTLNLLFDGANTGKLVLKIS
- a CDS encoding AMP-binding protein gives rise to the protein MGTSQPPAVNKYSQANVLDPVSRHADATPGNIALRGADSTLTYGQLRDASTRYAGALRDAGLSPGDRVLLAAPSVPEFVVAYLGIQAAGCVVVPVNTMSTRPEAEYVLTDAGVAHVIGWHELGPAIGDAAAALDIPVWTLAPGTLPDAEPVTPAERSRDDTAAILYTSGTTGRPKGAELTVGNLLSGGEIGAECSRGSSHDRTGTGLPLFHVFGQSSVMMATFTGGGSLSLLARFDPAAMLAMLRRDRLTIMAGVPTMWNAMLHAAGGADSQDFTQLRIAISGGASLPGEVAREFESRFGCSILEGYGLTETTAFGTFNDIDRGGKIGYTGRAVPRMQVEVRDHDDVACPPGTVGEVFVKGATVMKGYWNRPSDTAAVLDSDGWLRTGDLGEIDADGDLRIVDRVKDLIIRGGYNVYPSEVEEVLYTHPEILEAAVVGVPDDHYGEEVAAVVATLPGSGLDGGELTRWARERLSAYKIPRIVAIVDSLPKGSTGKILKRSIDRTALRNDALTAEPER
- a CDS encoding MaoC family dehydratase, with the protein product MTDTTALPVRPASFDELTALIGKELGPTDWHDVTQERVNAFADATGDHQWIHIDPERAAASPLGGTIAHGLYSLSLGPALSATLLRFDGFAHSLNYGYNKVRFPAPVPVGSRIRMRATVQSAEQVGGGIQVTMRQVVEREGSDKPVVVSESVARVVEAGQ
- a CDS encoding SDR family oxidoreductase — protein: MKVAQKVAIVTGGGGGIGGAIADRLADRGAKVLVADLDPTAAAAVADRINEHHPGSALAEGADVADTEQIRRIIERAETEFGPVDLYFANAGVAGAPGLDADEADWDLAFDVNIRAHVRAARQLVPRWVERGEGYFVSTASAAGLLTQIGSATYAVTKHAAVAFSEWLSVTYGDKGIRVSCLCPMGVETTLMRSGENSGDPLGVAATRAVVSAGDVLQPEQVADIVLGAVDRETFLILPHESVLTMYRQKGSDYDRWLRGMRRYQSSLLEHA
- a CDS encoding enoyl-CoA hydratase-related protein; its protein translation is MTPGHADLVLAERRGQVQLLTFNRPGKLNAWTDDLEDRYFTLLSDADDDPGVRAIVVTGAGRGFCAGADLGRLQAVGDVSDADLRRPRPRDLPATLRTPLIGAVNGVAAGLGMVEALYCDVRFASASARFTTAFAKRGLIAEYGISWLLPRLVGRGRATDLLLSSRMVDAEEALRIGLVDHLVPDGSVVDAAVAYAEALATHCSPTSMAVIKDQLHNDSDGTYTESVARAEGLMLQAFRGADLVEGVQSHLDKRPPMFRSLPVRSSHVPV
- a CDS encoding acyl-CoA dehydrogenase family protein; its protein translation is MSLFDISDRAQQLQTDLLEFMDSHVYPAEAVYEEQMRESGDPHFQPPVLEELKAEARRRGLWNLFHPHPGTGAGLTNLEYAPLAEIMGRSHIASEACNCNAPDTGNMEVLELFGTAEHKEKYLKPLLDGTMASAFAMTEPAVASSDATNVELSMVRDGAEYVLNGRKWFASNALHRNCKVLIVMGKTDPSAAPHRQQSMMVVPIDAPGVTVMRGLPVFGYQDREGHAEIDFADVRVPVTDVLKGEGEGFAISQARLGPGRIHHCMRAIGMAERALELMCRRASSRVTFGKPVSENANIQDWIAEARIEIEMIRLLTLKAAYLMDTVGNKEARTEIAAIKVAAPNIALKIVDRAIQVHGGAGVTDDFPLAMAWAHLRTLRLADGPDEVHKRAIARQELRQYRDAAVTATNGHKVAVS
- a CDS encoding SDR family oxidoreductase encodes the protein MAGLDLTGRTAIVTGASRGIGLAVAQALAAAGGNVVLTSRSQDSADAAATQVGGTAIGVAAHAVDEDAARRCIDLTLERFGSLDILVNNAGTNPSYGPVIDQDHARFAKTFDVNLWAPVMWTGLATKAWMGEHGGAVVNTASIGGMAFEADIGVYNASKAALIHLTKQLALELSPKVRVNAVAPGVVRTKLAEALWKEHEQAVSASTALGRIGEPTDIASAVAFLVSDAASWITGETMVVDGGQLLGDALPFRQGAQLGV
- a CDS encoding phosphotransferase family protein; this translates as MSSVDVVGIDTGAVSRWFGTLGIECAEPLTFDRIGLGQSNLTYLVQDRAGRRWVLRRPPLGHLLASAHDVAREARILSALEDTPVPTPRVFGLTDDPDVTDVPLLLMEFVDGQVVDRMSIAEGLTPQRRRAIGLSLPRTLAKIHAVDLDRTGLTDLASHKPYAQRQLKRWSGQWEKSKTRELPALDDLTRRLGAAVPEQRELTLVHGDFHLRNVITSFDSGAVTAALDWELCTLGDPLADVGSLLAYWPEPGETTGGDFPASTLDGFPDRVEIAAVYLEETGRDPDALAFWHVLGLWKVAVIAEGVMRRARDEPQNKAPAGTPTVERIDALVAKACDVAARAGI